The Algoriphagus halophilus genome window below encodes:
- a CDS encoding DNA-3-methyladenine glycosylase I has product MNDQKPRCPWCLGFPEYVAYHDEEWGKPVWDDQTHFEFLVLESAQAGLSWATILKKRQGYKDAFANFDYRVVAEFPESYVQELLTNKGIIRNGMKIRAAINNAQRFMEVQKEFGTFAAYIWGFVGGKPIQNELKKGDPSPATSPESDALAKDLKKRGFKFLGSTTIYAHMQATGLVNDHLTDCFRHSEVQNY; this is encoded by the coding sequence ATGAACGATCAAAAACCCCGATGTCCTTGGTGTTTGGGATTCCCAGAGTATGTTGCATATCATGACGAAGAATGGGGAAAACCTGTGTGGGACGATCAAACTCACTTCGAATTTTTAGTATTGGAAAGTGCGCAGGCAGGCTTGAGTTGGGCTACCATTTTAAAAAAACGACAAGGCTATAAAGATGCCTTTGCCAATTTTGATTATCGAGTAGTGGCGGAATTCCCTGAATCATATGTGCAGGAATTACTTACGAATAAAGGAATCATTAGAAATGGAATGAAGATCCGAGCGGCCATCAATAATGCCCAACGCTTTATGGAAGTCCAAAAAGAGTTCGGAACTTTTGCTGCCTATATCTGGGGATTTGTGGGGGGAAAGCCCATTCAAAATGAACTTAAAAAAGGAGATCCATCTCCTGCCACCTCTCCTGAGTCCGATGCGTTGGCAAAGGATCTCAAGAAACGGGGCTTTAAATTTTTAGGAAGTACTACGATTTATGCACACATGCAAGCCACTGGTCTTGTGAATGACCATCTAACTGATTGCTTTCGCCATTCAGAAGTTCAAAACTATTAG